DNA sequence from the Gloeocapsa sp. DLM2.Bin57 genome:
GAAGGGGAGAATTAATCGCTAATCTCACTAACATTCCTACGGTAAGTAATTTTAGAGCCGCAGATATCGCCGCTTATGGACAAGGAGCACCTTTAGTACCAAAAGTAGATGCAGCTTTACTATCTCATCCTAATAAATGTAGATGTATTCAAAATATCGGCGGTATCTCTAATCTTACCTATTTACCCTCTAGGGAAACCCCAGACTGGGAAAATAAAATCTCGGGTTGGGATACAGGACCTGGAAATATGCTCCTGGATTTAGCTGTAACACAGTTAACTCAAGGACGTCAAACCTTTGACCAAGACGGTAAATGGGCAGCTCAAGGTCAACCTAATCAAACCCTCGTTAATGAGTGGCTCAAGGATGATTTTTTTAGACAACCTCCCCCTAAATCCACAGGAAGAGAATTGTTTGGTCAAGAGTATCTGACTCGTTGTGCTCAACAAGCTGATTCTTGGGGATTGAGTACAGTTGACTGGTTAGCAACCCTGACAGAGTTGACAGTAGCTGCTATAGAGAGTAATTATCGGGCTTTTTTACCAGAAATGCCCTCGGAAGTCTTACTCTGTGGAGGTGGAAGTCAAAATTTATACCTTAAGCAACGTTTACAGTCTAGATTAGGGGAAAATATAGCCGTTTTGACTACAGCTGTGCTGGGGATTAACCCTAAGTTTAAAGAAGCGATCGCTTTTGCGGTATTAGCTTATTGGCGTTATTTTGTAAGTTTTCCAGGGAATTTGCCTCAAGTTACTGGAGCAAAACAACCAGTTTTACTTGGCTGTGTTTATTTGCCTTTTGGGAGCAACAAGGAGTAAAATTTTGACTCACAGTTTTTTAGTAGAAACAGGACAATGGTTAGTTAATGGTAGTTGGTTTGAACGTAATCAAACACCTTTGACGGTAAATGGATCTATTGATATTCGTTGGAGTGAACAAAATTGGTTTACAATGAATTTAGAGTTGAGTTTTCCAGGTAGCGATCGAGAGGATATTATTAGCAAGTATCGGGGTCATTTTCACGAAGCTGCTTATCAATATACTTATGTGTTGAAACAGAATTTATTGGGTAAAATAGAAGGTGAAGGTTGGATCGCTTTTGATTCCATTGTCCAACGCTATTGGGTGATAGGCGATCGCCAAAGACGAAGTGGCTTTGAAACTTTTTATCGGATTAATTCCTCTAGTTATCATCTCTCGGGAGCGATTATCACAGGTGCTTTTATCAGTAGCACAATCGAAGCGACACTAGAACGTCAAAGTTAACAACGGATTTGGGAAATTTATGGAACTGGAGTCGAGAGCAGATGAATAGCGATCGCAATCTTAACCGCATCATTGCCAAACGTTATCGTCTCGTAGAGTTAATCGGGACAGGTGCTATGGGTCAAGTATATCGTGCTGAGGATAAAGTACTCGGCAATGCCACTGTAGCTGTTAAGTTCCTTTCCCAAACTCTACTCAATGACAAAATGCGCGAAAGATTTGAGCGAGAAGCGACTATTTGTGCTAACTTGGCTGAAAAAAGTATTCATATCGTGGGTGTTCGAGACTATGGCATCGATGAGAATAAAGTACCTTACTATATCATGGAATTCCTGCAAGGTCGCGCTCTTAACGATATTATCCAAGAAGAGGAAATCCTCCTACCTCGCTTTTTATCTTTAACTCGTCAAATTTGTTTAGGTTTAGACTGTGCTCATAAAGGGATAATTTTTAAAGGCAAACATTCTCCCATTATTCATCGTGATATTAAACCAAGCAATATATATGTGTTACAAGACCCCACAATAGGAGAACTAGTTAAGGTTTTAGACTTTGGTATTGCCAAATTAATTCAATCAGATCGCTCCCAAACCCATTCTTTTATGGGTACTCTCGCTTATTGCTCTCCCGAGCAAATGGAAGGAAAAGAGTTAGATAATCGAAGCGATATTTATAGTCTCGGTATCATGATGTATGAGATGTTAACCAATGAGATGCCCATACTTCCTGAGACATCTTCTTTTCCAGGTTGGTATAAAGCCCATCACGAGTTTCCCCCTAAATCTTTTAACCCTAGACTACATATTTCTCAAGATTTACAGAATGTAATTCTCAAATGTCTAGCTAAAAAACCAGAAGCTAGATTTCAATCTGTCGGTGAAATTATCCCAATTCTCGAAAAAATCCCTCATCAAGAGCAACAAAACCACTACCCCGAGAAACCATCAGCTCCAAAACCTCCACAGTTAGGCTCTTTTCCCAGTCAAGTAACCCAAACCCCCACCATTATCTCTAAGGTAGATGAATTTTACCTACAAGCTTCTTGGCCCATGGATAAACCCCAACAAAAAATAGTGTTTCCCAAAACCATGAATGTGGGAGATGGTATCTATCCTACTCTCTGGGTAATGTTGGAGCAACAAGACATTATTAATCGTATGTCTAGTATCCGTTATAATCAATTTCTTTATCTAGGCTCACCCCATCCCATGGTTTTGTGGATTACCGTGTTATACCACCAAGAACATGGTCCACGTTGGTTGCCCTGTTATTTAGACTTTAAAACAGATAGTGGGTTACAAATAGGACGTTTATTATCAGATATAGGGAATTATGCTATTTTATTCTTTGGTTTAAATGAACCGCAAAAATGCAGACACGTCATGAAGAGTACTATAGCTCCCCATCAACGTGATTTATTAAAACAATGGTCTCAAGGAGCTAGTGGAGTCAAACACTATGGTAAACCTCAAATCAGTAAACGTCTGTTAAAACAAGAATTTGAGAAACTCAAACCCAAAATAGTTGAAAAGCTCGTTAAACTGAGAGCTTCTCAACAATCTCGCTAACGTTTAGGAGAGAACAATAAAACAGGATACCAACTCCGATGCAAGATATCATTAGCAAAGCTAGAAACAGTCCAATCTAAGGGGTTAGTCTGATAATCACTAGCAATGACAATCGCGCTAATATCAGAGTGTAAAGCCGCTTTTAAGGTTTCAGCAATAGGATCACCTTCTCTGACTTCTGTATTAACTTCTAAAGCCACCCCTTCTAACTGTTTTTGCACTTCAGCTAGCTTAGCTTGAGCTTGTGACATTTTGCTCTCGGTTAACTCTTTAGATCTTCTGACCTCTTCTACTACAGTAAGAAGCATACATTTTTTGATTGTGGTTTCAGGAAAACCCTCTACGTGTTCTTTGAGACGTTTAACACAGTAGTGAGAATTTTCTCCGTCGTCATAGGGAATTAACAAATAGCGTAGCAAATGCTGACAACGTAGAGATAATTCTTCTCTAGTGTAAGTAGAAATCAACTGAGGACGAATAATTAGAATAGGGGATTCAGTTAATTTAGCAATTCCTGTACTGGTACTACCAAAGATCGTCTCTTTCCAACCGCTACGGATAGGAGTTCCTACAATAACTAGATCTACGTGATACTTATCTAAAATCCTTTTTACCCCTTCTACGGGATTTCCTGCATATACTTCTACAGATACTTTTACCCCTTCAGGTAACCCTAATAAGATAGCAGATCCTAGTTTAGCTTCAGCCTCTTTAATAGCTCGGGAATCTTCCCGAGGTACTTGTCCTTGTTTTTCTAAAGATACGCTATGAAAAAAAATAACGTGTGTAAGATTGCTCTGAGCTAAATCAGGTACAAACTCTGTTAA
Encoded proteins:
- a CDS encoding universal stress protein — protein: MSKTCLICTDFTDGLERLTEFVPDLAQSNLTHVIFFHSVSLEKQGQVPREDSRAIKEAEAKLGSAILLGLPEGVKVSVEVYAGNPVEGVKRILDKYHVDLVIVGTPIRSGWKETIFGSTSTGIAKLTESPILIIRPQLISTYTREELSLRCQHLLRYLLIPYDDGENSHYCVKRLKEHVEGFPETTIKKCMLLTVVEEVRRSKELTESKMSQAQAKLAEVQKQLEGVALEVNTEVREGDPIAETLKAALHSDISAIVIASDYQTNPLDWTVSSFANDILHRSWYPVLLFSPKR
- a CDS encoding serine/threonine protein kinase produces the protein MNSDRNLNRIIAKRYRLVELIGTGAMGQVYRAEDKVLGNATVAVKFLSQTLLNDKMRERFEREATICANLAEKSIHIVGVRDYGIDENKVPYYIMEFLQGRALNDIIQEEEILLPRFLSLTRQICLGLDCAHKGIIFKGKHSPIIHRDIKPSNIYVLQDPTIGELVKVLDFGIAKLIQSDRSQTHSFMGTLAYCSPEQMEGKELDNRSDIYSLGIMMYEMLTNEMPILPETSSFPGWYKAHHEFPPKSFNPRLHISQDLQNVILKCLAKKPEARFQSVGEIIPILEKIPHQEQQNHYPEKPSAPKPPQLGSFPSQVTQTPTIISKVDEFYLQASWPMDKPQQKIVFPKTMNVGDGIYPTLWVMLEQQDIINRMSSIRYNQFLYLGSPHPMVLWITVLYHQEHGPRWLPCYLDFKTDSGLQIGRLLSDIGNYAILFFGLNEPQKCRHVMKSTIAPHQRDLLKQWSQGASGVKHYGKPQISKRLLKQEFEKLKPKIVEKLVKLRASQQSR
- a CDS encoding anhydro-N-acetylmuramic acid kinase, with translation MVKVIGLMSGTSLDGIDAVVVEIVGEKLNLEVSLLASAIFEYPHGLKQRILAVAEGEAISVAELANLDDEIAIQLATAAQELAQKQSLIALIGSHGQTVYHRPPGNLPQNLGYSLQLGRGELIANLTNIPTVSNFRAADIAAYGQGAPLVPKVDAALLSHPNKCRCIQNIGGISNLTYLPSRETPDWENKISGWDTGPGNMLLDLAVTQLTQGRQTFDQDGKWAAQGQPNQTLVNEWLKDDFFRQPPPKSTGRELFGQEYLTRCAQQADSWGLSTVDWLATLTELTVAAIESNYRAFLPEMPSEVLLCGGGSQNLYLKQRLQSRLGENIAVLTTAVLGINPKFKEAIAFAVLAYWRYFVSFPGNLPQVTGAKQPVLLGCVYLPFGSNKE